From the Drosophila sechellia strain sech25 chromosome X, ASM438219v1, whole genome shotgun sequence genome, the window AATCCCCCCCCAAAATCTTATAGTTAGACAAGTTGGAGTCCTCATTTAGATGGCTAGTCATCAAATTAACACCGTGCTAATTGCTCTAAATGGATTGTTCCACAGGCACTTACCTCGATGACGGCCACAAATACGGCGGTCTCCTCACAACAGCTATTACCATCGGTGCGGGATAGTCTTCAGGAACCACCGTTGCTAGGGTAAGTATTAAAGTCTTAAGACAACACTACCACAGAGGTTCAAAAAGAGTTTGTTAAGTCTTAAAGATATCCTCGACTCTCATCCTTAACCTCATGTTTTTTTTCTGATTATCGAACAGGGTTTCTCAAGTGAGACTTCCCCTCCAGACGCCTCCTCACTCGGCGCAGGCCAGTCAACGGAACTCGATGTCCGCCCAAGGAACGATTAGTTCCCGCCAACCGAGCCCGATGAATTCACCAGCCCTCAATCCATTCGTTTATGGAACGGATGTGGATTCCGTGGACGTGGCCACGCGGGTGGCGATGGTGCGATTTTTCAATGCTCAAAATACATTGGCTAATTTCGCTGAGCACACGCGCACTTTGCGGCTATATCCACGTCCAGTGGTGGCATTCCAGATCAATAGTTTCCTACGATCCCGACCAAGAGCCTCGCAGTTCCTGAATCAATTTGCCAGGACTCAGGCCGTAGAGTTCCTGGCCGAATGGTCACTAACGCCCACGAATGTGGCGTTCCTTCGAGTGCAGACTGGCGTTATGGATCCCATGCAGGTGGGCGATAAGCCCAAGTGGTTCGCCCACGCTCTGACCCCCATCCGATTTTCGGTGTGGGACGATGGCAGCTCACTGAATGGAGCCCTACGATCGCTGAAACAACTCGAGTGCCAGCCGACGGACGAGAGTGGTTCGGACTCAGAGGGAGCGGATAGTAGTAGCTCTTCGTACAGCTCACTCAGTGATTTTGTCTCGGAAATGGCTTCCTCCGATCTTTCGCCCAGCCTGCATGATGTCTTTGGGTCTTACAATCGGCCACATGTTGTTCCTCAGACTCTCTCCTCGAATTTGGATCCGGCCTTGGTCTATCATCCGCCCAGCAAGCTGCAGTATCCCGAAGGCATTGCCGATGCGGTGGCCAGCaaagaggaggaggatgaggagcgTGCCGATAGCCCTGTGTCCTCGTCCTCCAGTCGCTCGGATCTGAGTTCGCCCAGCTTCAATCGCGATTCGGAGTTTGATTTCCAGCCGAAGGGCGGACAAACTCTGGGATCGACTACAGTTGGCAGTGGAGCGGCTGCACCCAGTTTCGAGTTGGCCACTCCGTTGGCCATGCGACTGGAGGCCACCATTAAGATGGCAAGCATTGAACAGGAATCTGACACGGTATCCACGGCGACGGCCAAGACCATAGCCGCCGGTTCGAAATTACAAAGACATCCCAGCGACTCCGAGTCGCGACCTGAAAAAAAGATTCCGGTAAGTAAAGGTTTATTGAATCTTTAGGGTAGCTGATTTATTTCTCAATAATGTTACCTAATCATTAGCCACCACTTACGCCACCGGTGAAGCAGCCTGGAGTAAGCAATATCCTGGCCCGAACTGGTAGTTccggctccagctccagcagTCCTGGACGTCAGAGTTCCCAGAGCTCCCTATTCGAGAACTTTGCCTCCCATGCCAAGGAACTGGTGCGCGAAACAACGCGTCAGAGCAGCCAGGAGGGTCTACTGGCCCATGTGGATAAGGTGAGTAAAATTAAGGTTCATTCTATGGGCTGGTTCTTTAACTAGATGTGCTGTTGTACTATGATCGTTGATCTGATTTTCTTGCCTTTCTTTCCGTCCGTAAACGTGATTATTATTTGGACTTTTCtcctttatttgttttattaattttaatgggTTATTTGCGTTGGTTAATTGAACCTGACATAAATGTACCGTACTGTAGCATGCGCTGGACGAAGATCTTGACGACAAAATGCGTCATACCTTCGAAAAGGTTGGTACTCCCGCCGCACTGTCCCATCCCATCCAGAATCGATCCCACCACGCTTTCATGAACATTGCCTTAATCTTATACCATTTCTCTATTCATCACATTGCAcaccacatacacacacacatcattAATTGAACAAAGTGAGTCTGGTCATGGCCTACTATCAATAAGGTTACAGTATATTATACCCATATATACACGCGCTACTCATTTCTCTAGACACTATTTTAGGCTATTCATACAAGTAcatagaatatttttttaaatgtttatccAAACAGTAACATGTTTTTTTATCATTCAAATGCACCCACACTTCCAACAAGAACTGAGACTAAATCCCTCCTTGAAGCATCCTGACACCCATATCCTCACCACACCTTTCCGCAGATTTGTAATTCCCCCATGGGATTCGTAGTGCCATTGTAGATTGCTTCAAACTAGACCTCAATCCGGTATCACTTGGGGTTGAGGGACTCAAGCTTTGATTGTTAGCACCACTTAGGCGATTGTGTAGTCTTGGAATACCAACCAATTTAGGTCTTGATTACTAATACGTATTCGATTTCGGATTCATAGTTTACGCTGCACGCAAAGAAGGCAGCTGGAGAGGCTTCGAAGCAGGCCCTGGAAGTGTCCAAACAGGCGGCTGGGGTGAGCAAGAATACCCTCGAAGATCTCACATATGTGGGCAAATCGACGCTGGGCGATCTTACCAAAACGGCCAAGGAGGCTGCCACCAAGAAGGGCATCATTAAGATTGAGGAGCATACGGCGGGTGGTGCTGGACCACCGCCAAAGTCACCCGGTTCCCAGCTGGCGACACACAAACAGGTGCAGCAATCGGGCGGCCAGGGTGGCAACAACTTCTTCTCCGCGATTGGGACGGATTTCAATGGGCTAGcctcatccacatccactaTGTTTTCGGGCATGTTTGGTAAAAGTAAGTTACATTTAAAGATGTTCTAAAAGGAATTTCTGATCAAGAATTCTCTTCTTCCAGAGAGCCAACAAAAGCAGGTTCCTGTACAGCAAAAGCAACCTAACGTTTCCGCTGGGAAGGCCAAGTCTGGCATTAACTTCGATCCATTTCCTGGTCGCAAGGGACTCGTGGAGCGGACGCCGTTAATCAAGCATTCGGGTCCTAGGCAAACACAAGAGGAGCTGACCCGCCAGCAAAACCAGGAGCGTTCGCACAGTAATGCTGAGAATCAGACCTTCCTCAAGGATGTGACCAATCAGGTGCTCGCTGGAGAGGGAGTCGGTTGGCTGAAGCTCAATCGGTTTAAGAAACTAATGGAGGACGAGTCCTATCGCACACTGGTGCTCAGCAAGCTCAATAAGACGCTGGACAAGAAGATTGCCCCAGATGATCATATTGACGATGTGGTAAgcttaaaatatttggtatattGAAGTTCCAGGGTAACCCCATCGTTTATCCCTCAAGTGCGTGACGAAGCCCGTGTGGAAGGGTATGCTGAAGTGCATCCAGGCCATAGCCGGCGGGTTGGACGTGACCTTTGCGAATTTCGGCCTGGGCGGTATGGCTTCTGTGTTCCAGTTGATGGAGGTAGCCCACACGCATTATTGGAGCAAGGAGATCAACGAGGGCAGCGACATGTCCTCCAGCCTGCTCTCCAGTCACGCCGCCAGTCCCATGGGCAGTAGAGAGAACCTGCGATCGCCTAGCTCGCCAAATGGCTCCCACTCGGCATTGGGCAGTGAATGGGCATCGCCGCAGGAATCACGAAAGAGTTCCACTCAATTGGCACACGGTGGACCGGGTGGTTCGCATTCGGGAGCACCGATCAACCGACGATTGTCGTCGGCGGACAGCCAGGATGGTCAGTCCACCACGGAGATGTTCAAGGACATGCTGTCGCAGAAAAGAAGTGCCTTGAAGAACATGCTCACCTCCTTCGATTCAGATGTAAGTTGTGTTGCTCGATGTAGTTCCTTGAGATATGAATAGCCCACTCAGACATTTATAGCCGCCCATTCCATCAATGCCAATTGTACTCAGCTTGTCAAACCAATCCTGTATTTCGCTcagtgtgtatatatatatatatatatcgtatCGTAGACTCGCCTATCAGCATTTCAGTAAATAGCTAAATCAGTACCAATTAGCATATATCAGTATCCACCAGTATGTAacatatacatgtatgtatgtcaCATAGCGAGTGTCAATCGATGTAGTCTGCCGATCCTCCCACCGTAACCTCTCAACCGTATCTATATATTCGTAACCGCCACCCGTTCCGCCTACATCCCGTATCGTTACCGTCCAACCGATATACCCGATTGTAGAGTACTCTAACACTCATAGTGTGTAATCCGTAGGCTGCTGGCTCCACGGGTGCGCTTTCCGTTGTCAGCTTGGGCGTCCGCTTGCCCTCCAGCTGCCGATCCACGGTTTCTGACACCGAGTACGAAAATGTAAGTACACCAGAGGGTCAAAAATACGGCAAGTTATCCATTGAATTTTTTGGAGAAAAATGAATATTCTGAAGTTGgcacaaaaacagaaacctCTTTAAACCGAAAGAGAAATCTGAGTGCCATTAAAATCTTCATTCGGGAAATCATTCTAAAACCTCCGCAACAACCTTTCCAAATAAATTAGTTGTCTACCATTTCCTGTAACAAGCTTTGGGTAGACATTTTAAACTTAAGAGTCCTTATCCTCGTTTGTCCTAAATCTGGTCCGAAATCAAAATTTCCGACCAAATCTAAACCGAAATTCATTTTGCAGACAACCACGTCGAAGGATTCCAAAAAGAGCTCTGGAAATCTATGGTCGGGCAAGTCAACGCTAAGTGCCGGATTTCGTTATACTGGAGGACACCTGATCAACACGTCATCTTCTCCCTCGCCGGACAGTCCGCGGGTTTATCTCTTCGAAGGGTTGCTGGGCAAGGATCGCCTTAATCTTTGGAACCAAATGCAATTCTGGGAGGATGCCTTCCTCGACGCTGTTAGTCAAGAGCGTGATATGATCGGCATGGATCAGGTGAGTGTTTGTTTGGCAACGGTGGCCTTCATTCCATTAATACTTCGATTATTTCACAGGGTCCTATTGAAATGATGGAGCGCTACAAATCACTAAGTGAATCGGAGCGCAAGCGTCTTGAACACGACGAGGATCGTTTGCTATCCACAATGCTCTACAACCTGACGGCCATCCTGGTGATGCTGAATGTCGCCAAAGACGAGATCCGACGCAAGATTCGTCGCCTTCTTGGAAAGAGTCATATTGGCTTGGTGTATTCCCAAGAGGTACACAATGTCGTCGATCAGATAAACAATCTGGTAGGTTATAGAGTTAAGAAGGcctgatttatatgttttgTAAAATACACTTTCTTGTTGCAGAACGGAAATGACATTGATCTAAAGCCCCTGGGTTCACGATTGCTGCACCGCCAGAGCTTCACCGTCCACCAGGGCACGGATGTGAATGGACCACTACGATTCATGGAGGTGCGGGACGATGGTCTGGTACTGCGATCAGTGGATGGCACCATTGTGGAGCGCTGGTGGTACGAGCGGCTGGTCAACATGACCTATTCACCCAAGACCAAGCTGCTCTGCCTGTGGCGCCGCAATGGCGGTCAGACGCAATTGCACAAATACTACACACGAAAGGTGAGTGTTTTTAGTTGGTCAAGTAAAGATATAGCCCATCATAGCAACGAATACTCTTTTCCCGTACAGTGCAAGGAGCTGTATAATTGCATCAAGGAGGCAATGGAGCGGGGCGGCACGCCCACCAATGTGCCCGAGCTGGGCGGCGAGTTTCCCGTTCAGGACATGAACACAGGCGAGGGCGGCCTGCTGCAGGTGTGCCTCGAGGGTGTCGGTTTGTTGTTCTCCAACAGCAAGGTGAGTGCCAGAGATATATAGACTtgccaaaaatcaaattcCCCACCAACACTTGGCATACACAAAACATTGTAACACACCCAAAACTTATACACAACCAACCAGCTTCATCTCCGAATGCCTCAAACTACTAGTATTCGTTTTTTTTGTACACCACTCCTCATCAAGCAACGCATATATTTCCCAATACGAATCCCTCAAACCAGATCCATATATAATTGAGTACAGATACACTGTAAGCTTATGATAAACTTAATTAATCCGAAGCATAAATGAAAGACcttgatatttttatttcgctgTTTGGGTCACCAAATTGGGTGTTGATCTGGGTCAACCAATATCATACCAATGGAACACCAGACCCCAAAAATGACGGGATTTACATACAGATTGAAGAAAAAAGATATTTACGCCTCAATTGGATTACCCAATATAACGCCACAAATGGTGTTCACCTGGGTCACCTAAATAATCCAGAGTTAAACTAGGACTATACTCGTACAAATTCGCGTCTATCTGTCCAGATATCGATACATACTCCCACTGCCTTCGTTTccgtgttttgttttcagtcgttacgtttcatttcgtttcggttTGGTTCAGTTTTCATTTCCGTCTAGCTTTCTTTGGTTTCTTTTCCTTACGATGTATAAGTTCGATCAATTACCAATAATTTTCttcttgtgtgtgtgtgtatcgaCTGCATCAAGATCAAGGGCCCTCTCAATATACATCtctatgtataaatatatatatcaaatatGTTCGTTTTCAGTTCATGCCTTTCTGATATGTCTAACCTAATACTAATTTGAATGAACAACCGAAACAGATTATAGAAGACTTGTGTAGGTCCGCCCAGTCTgctttgaaaataataataaaaaatatgctataaCCGAAACTGAATGTGAGAATATATGTTAACCTCTATATTCCTGGCCAAGAAGGTCTGGATATCGGACTTTATCGACGACTGAGTCGATTCTTGTCGGGTCTTTTCATTTGTTAGCAATAACCGGAACCCCGTCTCCACCTATCCAACTACCCAAGCTAAACCCAACTACGTATTATATTTTACCgatctctctctgtctctctttATCTATCTATCTCGCTCTAACTCTTTCTCTTTTGTTCattggctttggttttggcattttattttgactcgCCTTCTTATATATCTACTTATATTATTCCTAAGTCATTATATAATccacaaaaaattgaaaaatcaatCGAATCTTTTATCTTATCCAATTTCTAATCGATCAAGTGAAAGTATATatgaacaaataaatatatatatatgcagaAAAATCCATCTATATCATACCCATATATTGTGCTAGTGAATGTACTGAATGCTGTATTCATTATACtctctattttatttattacctAACCGATTCAATGATAACGCCATCAAAACCAAtagcaaaagaaaaataaaaaatcccAATTCTCCTTTTCATTCTTTTCGATTACGATTGTCATTCTAACGATCCTTACGTTTGGTTACTTATACTCACCGTTTGATATGTTAATATTGTCATCTTTATCTCATTTTGATTGTCTTTATTATCGATTACTCAGATTACAAATTTACCGATTTACGATTACCGACTAGTATCGTTCCTAAGAGTACTGTACTTCatagaaaacaaaaacgatatttgtatgtatgtacccTCGAAGCACCCACGACTAAAGTGTTCCTCATATCCACATAAAAATCGATTTACCTTAAGAAAAACTTAAACTACAAGAAATTATTAAGTAACATTTAAACCTTTGCCTCGAATATTTCGAATAGGTCCCTCGAACGTTATTGGAGTCTATTCAATTTCGTATGTCCCTTGTTCATTACTTTGGCAAAGTGATTTGTTTTcctgtatatatatagaataccCTCAATTCTTTGATACGGGAAAAAACAATTGTAGCACAAGGGTCTAATTGATTCTGGGTTAAAACTAAGGtatattgttgtttatttattttatattttccttatttatttatgttaacCTTTTGGAGCTCGctattgaaaacaaaaataataaatctatatatattcatatatatgtatgacaTAGAAAAGCAATGCatcgaaaaaaaatatggcaaaTTGTTTagcaagaaacaaaaatattctaaGCTGGTAACTTTTGAGATGGTCCTTGTGCAAAATCCTCTAAAGTGCTTTGTTTTTTCGTTTTGAGTTCGATTTGGttggttttaatttgtttttttggtttccTGTCTCTAAGTTTGCTATTTCTATTGACATATGTgcgtatatacatatataaataacttcctttttatatataaatatatatatatatctgtctCTGTCTATCTTTCTTCTAAATCTAAATCTTTCTCTTTTCCGTGTTATATATGCGATATATAAGAAGTCTACGTGAGCTCAGAATTTTCTGTCTTACGCAATTTTCGGTTCCATTGTTCCATTTCAATTCGATTGCGTTCTTACATTCAGTTTTAATTTATGGTAGTGATTTCATGCCAAATTGTTTCTTAAGTATGATAACTAAAACCAACAAGTACAAACAGCAAAAGTAATATAAGCTATAGTAGACATTTCCTACCCCATGATATCTCCACATTTACCGTTGTAAAGCCGATAGACAATATCGATACCGATACCGATaccaaaaccgaaaccgaaaatcCTCAAAAAATAATGTCCCACCGTCTTTAAGCAAACGACTCTAacataacaacaacagcaacaacaaccacattTCATATCGTTTCTATTTAGTCTACctacaaaaaatcaaaatatatacaaaaataatacaaaattcgccagcaatttggaaatttgaacagaaaataaaatgaaacaaaaatatttgaatgaaCAGTTTAAAAAACAGTTTTCTCAACTTTcctttttataattttctttgttgtttgtttgatATTCTCTGTCGAACGCGGAACGCTGCACCGTTGCTCGCTCTCCCTCCTTTGTGGACCAACCAAAAATCACGTTCCGTATTCGGAACGtaccgatccgatccgaaaCCAAACTGAACCGAATTGAATTGTATTATTCCAATGATTGGTCTACTTTTCAAAcgataacaaaaacaaaacccaaaaaacaaatcaaaaatcgAAATATAATCAAAAATCTATGATAAAACGATCTGAAAATGTCTGAAAAAACGATAAAGGATTTCGAGGTATTGCAATGAACCAATTTCTTGTTATATTTGAACTTAAATTTATAAGCAACTATTGTTCTTTAAATGCCCTGCTGTCCACCACCCACCCAATCCCTGAACCCATCCTCTTTTTCCCACCTCAACCACCCACTGAATTAACCTGCCCTTTTATatgaaaacaaagaaaaatagtaaatatatattttagtttgCGTTGCCCTTTAGTTTTAACTTGGACTCTTTTGCGTTCATAACACTTTGTTTTATCCTTCACTTTCACTCACCCAATAAAggtaaaaaccaaaaaagtaTACAAAATAATCTGATATGGCATTAaacagttaaaaaaaaaacaaaaaccaaaaatttgtaGTTGATATTGAATTTAAACCTTAAGCcgcaaataatatatataccataatgtaaattatttacccatattttttgtgttttattctCTATATCTCTCGCTATCTCTCTAATCCAACTGAGATTTTCGTTTTTGAACTGTTGGTTGATTgattggttggttggttagttggtttgtttgttgaattgaacttgattgaattgaattgaaactGAGCCGTACACTTTGTATACCTTAATGCCGATTACCGATTGCCGATTATCAATTGTTGATTACTGTAATTGATTAACGTTAGATTTACCCAATTATCATTTGGGCCCCCAGTTGTCGACACATTATCGATTTTCATTTACCAAGCCACCTGCgatttatgatttttttaatgttagagagcacacacacaaaaaacgcAAGACTTCAAAATAATGAATGGTCACACTCTTCGCCCAACTCATAGATGGTCACACTGGGCTCAAAGTAAAATCTCCAGACTTTGAACCTAAGCATGCTTAGCACACTGCACAGTTTAAGTGCAATTACTTACAAGGACTGCACCCGAATTCACCACAGTCTAACACAATTCACCACACTTGCATATGTCCTAGTCTGTCCGATATCCTTTCTATAAGTAGATAACCATTTAACTAGACATGATCACGATTTTAGTTATataacacacacaaaaataacATATATACTTGAATATACACGTGGCTGTACTGATCCAttccatttcgtttcgttACTTTCCGTTCTATTCCGCTTAGTTCCGTACCATTAATTTTCGTTGGTTGCGGCCAAAGTTAGATGACCTTTCACTTGGAGGGAAAGCAGCCCCTAAGCACTTATAAAACCTTTTGAAAATGATGCAGGGTTTGTTTAGTGGTCACGAAGATACTATCACATCTTTTTAGTAAAGAcaagattaaaataatatagtaTTCAGATCACTACAAACTAATTACAAACCCTGTGTCTCACATAATTTTGCTATTACCTTTCCTTCTAGTTCCCTTATAGAGTGTGCCAGACAACCAAAACCGAGTTACCAACAATAGACCAATAAAGATTACTTAGTGTTGATTTTGAGTTTGCTTGTGTAGAGTTACTTGTTTAGCAAAGAATTAAACGCAAATTGTAGTTGTAGTTTATTAATTAAGAAACCAAAGGAaagtattaaataaaatgagacAAACAGATAATTATACCGTACACTTAGAGGTAAAATTCCCACTTAGAAACCCCATTAATATAGTCGTAAGCTAACTACCAAAACTGCtggaattttcatttcaatatcTATAAGCAATTGCTAAAAGTCTGGCTTTTCCGCCCATCTTTTCCCCATCTCTCGCTCTTTATCTATTTCTAATTTACTCATTTTCAGCCTGTCTCTATCTCTGTTTACCTTCTTTAAGCCTTTGATATcgagccaaaaaaaaaaaaaaaaaaaaaaaaaaaaatagtataGAGTATAGTAAACTGTTTGAGTAGGATGCTCAATATTGATCCTATTCCGATTATATTCACTGGTTCTTAGTGGTAGCGCCACATGCTGCATGCTGTTACATGTAATTATCCCTTACTCCTATATCTCCCATTTCCCAACTGACAAACATTCACCCTATAAAGCTACAAAATCTCTATAAACACATCGACCAACGTATTGTAAGAGCGACTGTACCAAAAATCTCTACTTAAATCTATTTATTACTTTTCACGGAATAATAAACGGGTTGCCCTCAGAGAATCCTCTGATATAACCCATTTAAAAacgtaataaatatttgttttaaatactttttttttatattcaaaCCACTTCTATAGAGAAGTACACACACTCGGACACCCAACACTGTACCTAACTTTATTCATTTAGCGTTTGTATTAGTGCAATTTGGGGTTGCTCAGGAGAACAACTCTCGTCAATATAAACCATAATTATGCATAGAACCAATGCGTCTCCGTATCCAAAATTCAAACAATCTAGTATACGACCATCTCACAAGTGCTAATTGGAAACGTCCTTtatcaaacaaaaaaacttaaaaataacatttaatatggaagaaaaattattttttacaataaaaaatagCAAGTAAAACAAACTAATTACCAAACtttcatttgattttgctGCATTCTCTTTCTGTCTCTAACTCAATCGGTCTGAGTCCCTCCGTtgaattcctttaagtttttAGTTCTGCCATTCCATTTGATTTAATATTGCGTTTGGTTTAATTTCGTTTTAAGTCCTGAGCACTGATTATCGCCAAAAGCACTTGATGCGTGCCGtgtacataaataaatgtcGTTAACTGTACTTGGTGTCCTTGTCTTGCTGCCTGCATCGATTAGATTGGCCCATGCGCTTGCGTAGcatttagcttttgtttgcctgcctgcctgcttGCTTGTGTTCCAATACCGTACCGTACCGTTTCGTTTGGTTGGGTTGGTAACTGTACTATTGACGatacaataaaaaaacaaaatatgaaaacttttCAAGGAATCCGCCAAAAACCTCCCAGTTGCTataatttattacattttactGCCCACGCGTAAATGCTATCTCTGTTCCAACGCTCTCCAACTATCTCTCTCTAACTCCCACTCTGCCTATCAACCAGTCTCTTCCTCTGCTGAACAGCGTTTGTGTGAAAGCTTTTTGGTTTGAACCGCCTTATAATTTGCATTCCGTTACCGTTATTTTAAGTTGCGTTCCGTTTTGCTtgatttcgtttcgtttcgtttccccctttacgTTATGTTCCATTCTTGCGTTCCGTTTTGCAACGGAGCCTTGAAGCCGAAGAAAGAATGAAAGTTGTTTGGCATTGAAGCTTAACTGATTCCATTCTCCGCCCGTATTTCAGTTCTTCGTCCGATTGGACCACATCCGCAAGTGCTTCACCCAGAAGGGTGGCATTTTTGTACTGGAGGAGTACAGTAAGTACTGTATAAGTTGTACTCTTGCGATTGTTTCCAAACCAAAGTCATACCCTTGTATTATCTGCTTTTTCAGATCCCAAGACGCGCAATCTCATTCAACGAAAGTACCAGTCGAGCATGGTAAGTGACTTAACTAAACTACAAATCAACCACTATTCGCCAACACAGCCATCATGCACTTCGCACCACTTGTTCCGAGTTGCATCCCGTTCCGTTCCGGAACTATCGTTAATCGATTAAATGTACATAAACTTGCTTAAGCCTGCCGAGTTATGCAATTTTCTGTACAAATCAAATGTGAGCCCCAAGCCCATctcaatatacatatgtatatcaatATATCTGCATATATGGAGATTTCAGAATTTGTTTACCACTGTATGATATGGCACATTCAATTGCACCGACAGTTTGTATATACGATATTGAGATAATCtctttgattttcgatttttcttttctttccgTTTTCGTTTACCCTTTGGTTATTTGCATTCGTTTTCTGTGAATATATTTCTATGTCAACGACAACTCAACTACTCAACAACAAACAATgcctgcaacaacaacacacaaaACACCAATAACACCACTCATATGTCATCAAACCAAAATATAATACGACCACACACCGCAAAATAACCTTCaccaattaaatttgaaactGAAATCGAAACACCCGAATGTGTAATTGAAACCAAAGGCGTCGGAAATTGTCTTGAGCTTCCATCGCGTTACCTCCGTGCAGTTTGCCTACATCTGTCATCTCAATGGCGAGCGAGGTACAGTCACCA encodes:
- the LOC6619593 gene encoding MAP kinase-activating death domain protein isoform X5, which encodes MSDQQKASLCPRLVDYMAIVGAHTTPPMPKGLQGLKAPPVQVPDLLRRYPPSDHADFPLPLDMVYFCQPEGCTSVGPRRTGSAIRDMTSFVFALTDKDSGKTRYGICVNFYRPIERPSSAAGSAGAGNDRPGNGGPGGHGGGAGGGAGGGGRGGRRSSAFRRESWRKSMERSSDSAFSSYGLLTSSSDYRSNVAPSDSDRELTSRRDSDQQRLHSHHSHHQPHHPSASPAVPKLGLMAPSADSESGGSHSPSPRASRKRTKLRNQSLTSLCIISHHPFFTTFRECLFILKKLIDACNESSSPKRVGASQKINRDNVWTVLTGHVSDATPSIVLHDVREIETWILRLLSTPVPVPGSTRVEVEVLSPTVHEPLLFALPDHTRFSLVDFPLHLPLELLGVETCLKVWTLIMQENKVLFQSRDYNALSMSVMAFVTMLYPLEYMFPVIPLLPTCLSCAEQLLLAPTPFVIGVPASFLVYKKNFRLPDDIWVVDLDSTKLTPPTGGYEEIPPLPEPEGTILKNHLKQALTSMTATNTAVSSQQLLPSVRDSLQEPPLLGVSQVRLPLQTPPHSAQASQRNSMSAQGTISSRQPSPMNSPALNPFVYGTDVDSVDVATRVAMVRFFNAQNTLANFAEHTRTLRLYPRPVVAFQINSFLRSRPRASQFLNQFARTQAVEFLAEWSLTPTNVAFLRVQTGVMDPMQVGDKPKWFAHALTPIRFSVWDDGSSLNGALRSLKQLECQPTDESGSDSEGADSSSSSYSSLSDFVSEMASSDLSPSLHDVFGSYNRPHVVPQTLSSNLDPALVYHPPSKLQYPEGIADAVASKEEEDEERADSPVSSSSSRSDLSSPSFNRDSEFDFQPKGGQTLGSTTVGSGAAAPSFELATPLAMRLEATIKMASIEQESDTVSTATAKTIAAGSKLQRHPSDSESRPEKKIPPPLTPPVKQPGVSNILARTGSSGSSSSSPGRQSSQSSLFENFASHAKELVRETTRQSSQEGLLAHVDKHALDEDLDDKMRHTFEKFTLHAKKAAGEASKQALEVSKQAAGVSKNTLEDLTYVGKSTLGDLTKTAKEAATKKGIIKIEEHTAGGAGPPPKSPGSQLATHKQVQQSGGQGGNNFFSAIGTDFNGLASSTSTMFSGMFGKKSQQKQVPVQQKQPNVSAGKAKSGINFDPFPGRKGLVERTPLIKHSGPRQTQEELTRQQNQERSHSNAENQTFLKDVTNQVLAGEGVGWLKLNRFKKLMEDESYRTLVLSKLNKTLDKKIAPDDHIDDVCVTKPVWKGMLKCIQAIAGGLDVTFANFGLGGMASVFQLMEVAHTHYWSKEINEGSDMSSSLLSSHAASPMGSRENLRSPSSPNGSHSALGSEWASPQESRKSSTQLAHGGPGGSHSGAPINRRLSSADSQDGQSTTEMFKDMLSQKRSALKNMLTSFDSDAAGSTGALSVVSLGVRLPSSCRSTVSDTEYENTTTSKDSKKSSGNLWSGKSTLSAGFRYTGGHLINTSSSPSPDSPRVYLFEGLLGKDRLNLWNQMQFWEDAFLDAVSQERDMIGMDQGPIEMMERYKSLSESERKRLEHDEDRLLSTMLYNLTAILVMLNVAKDEIRRKIRRLLGKSHIGLVYSQEVHNVVDQINNLNGNDIDLKPLGSRLLHRQSFTVHQGTDVNGPLRFMEVRDDGLVLRSVDGTIVERWWYERLVNMTYSPKTKLLCLWRRNGGQTQLHKYYTRKCKELYNCIKEAMERGGTPTNVPELGGEFPVQDMNTGEGGLLQVCLEGVGLLFSNSKFFVRLDHIRKCFTQKGGIFVLEEYNPKTRNLIQRKYQSSMSDQICYSVLCVFSYVAAGQDQKKNPVVITPQIQDIHAQQKQKHQQQQQHQQPQQQQQPHQPTTQQHQPTAVASAVPTTTVPAGQVNPNRMTGKSQAGSISIRHTVPMQKPTITMSTVQPQARMPAQVATASVTGPVTVPVLPTPAPPTSNPVKLPQLPPRVPSQPSTESLASISSPPPKLRTPMSAPPGPPPAIPPRTGAISRSGSVPAARSFVRQASANSTPPQYTPQPPPPFVIPKRHSGLARASTLSSSTSASMSSSSASNHPGHSQSQQRASHGSVAAVLQSMPEAEPGYGSGSGSISGSSSGSGSASGSIASASPQAHRKH